Proteins co-encoded in one Xyrauchen texanus isolate HMW12.3.18 chromosome 19, RBS_HiC_50CHRs, whole genome shotgun sequence genomic window:
- the LOC127659388 gene encoding uncharacterized protein LOC127659388, which produces MPRTCGSCRTPLSAGDRHIICALCLGLGHAELAFADGGCDLCEELPMSTLRARLEALRTEAAAPPSVSPRRKKRRSQRLPEPGLEATVSPEPLPRASRSPSPPPRDAQLLPSGRTAATSESEAEDKGCCFIMASDSEEWSQASSSAQESSRTRAGVEEELIRLLTQAVDRLGLKWSPPPEQAPNRLDGCFLQSSHRAAPAARAAPFLPELHAELSKSWNAPLSARIRSHVSTSLASVDGAAEKGYTSIPPVEDSVAAHLCPPSARWRSKPVLPSKACRTTSACVGCAYSAAGQAASALHSMAVLQILQADLLREWDEKGRHPEAVTDLRSATDLALRATKAAAQALG; this is translated from the coding sequence atgcctcgcacctgcggttcatgccgcacccctctcagcgccggagaccgccacatcatctgcgctctctgcctgggactgggacatgcagagctcgccttcgctgacggcggatgcgacctctgcgaggagcttccgatgtcgaccctgcgggctcgactcgaagcgctcaggaccgaagccgccgcgccgccttctgtttcgccgcgccggaagaagcgccgctcccaaaggctgccggaaccgggtttagaagcgactgtctcgccggagcctctccctcgagcatcgcgttcgccctccccgcccccccgggacgcgcagttgctgccgagcggccgcactgctgccacctcggagagcgaggcggaggacaagggctgctgtttcatcatggcttcggacagcgaggagtggtcacaagcctcctcatcggcccaggaatccagcaggacccgcgccggagtcgaagaggaactgatacgcctcctcacacaggccgtcgaccgcctcgggctcaagtggtcaccgccccctgagcaggctcccaacagactcgacggctgctttcttcaaagcagTCACCgagcggcgcccgcggcccgggccgctcccttcctgccggaactccacgccgagctctctaaatcgtggaacgcgcctctctcggccaggattcgatcccacgtctccacctctctcgcttcagtggacggcgccgccgagaagggctacacttccatccccccggtcgaggattcggtagcagcacacctttgcccgccctccgcgagatggcggtctaagccagtgctcccgtctaaggcctgcagaactacttccgcctgtgttggctgcgcctattccgccgccggccaagccgcatctgctctgcattccatggccgtcttgcagatcctccaagcggaccttcttcgggaatgggatgagaaaggcaggcacccagaggctgttacagatctaaggagcgcgacggacctcgcccttcgtgccaccaaagctgcagctcaagccctagggtag